CACCAGTTCTAGGCCCGGCGGATCATCCCTGCGCCTGAAGAGGCGCTGAAGGCCGCGGCGTCCCGGGGGAAATTCCCTGGGATTTCGCGGCCTTCGCCGTTCGTTGGGCGAATCAGGCAACTTCCCCGGCGTCGGGGCGATAATGCAGGGAACGAACTTGAAGCCCCACAGGCACGCCTCCGGGTGTGCCGTGCAGACCGGGGCCTTTTGACGGGAGCCGCCATGAACCGCATCACGTCTCTCTCCGGTCCTCGGGTGCAGCCGGCCACGACGAACACCCCCTCCTCCGTGTCGGGCAGCCGCTTCGGCTCGCTGATGTCGGGCGCGGCCGCGCAGCCCAAGGTGGGCGCGCAGGTGACGGGGGGTTCGGTGGTGTCGTCGGCGCTGGCGCAGATGGGGGCCACGCCGCACGGCGGGCTGCTGAACGCCTACACCGCGGGCGCCACCTCCACGCCCATCAACGTCTCGGGCAACCAGCCCCAGCAGCAGCAGGCCGCGGCCTCGCAGACGGGCGCGGAGCCCAAGAGCGAGGAGATGCAGGCCATCGAGGACCTGGCCATCATGTCGTCGGTGTCCATGTCCCAGTCCATCCTGCACATGGGCGGCATGAAGCTGGACCTGGAGCGCGAGTAGTCCCCTCGCCCCAGGCCGTCCTTCACAGCCTTGATTTCAAGAAGCCCTGGGGGAGACCTCAGGGCTTTTTCTTGTCGCTGTCGTCGCTGTACTGGTCGCGGATGCCGGCGTGCCGGTGCCGCGTGTCGTTCCAGGGCTTGTCCACGTCGGAGCGCTGGCCGCCGTTCTGCCCGGTGACGTCGTTGAGTTCTTCGGAGCGCCCTTCCGCGGGCACCCGGTCGCCGTCCTCGTCCGGATCCTTCTGCTTGCTGGGGTCCAGCGGGATGCCGGCGCTCTTCTTGAGGTATTCGTCCTTGGGGTCCATGCCGTCATTCCTCCCTTGAGCCCTCAAGGTGGTGACGGAGTGCCGGACCGGGAGCGGCCGGGCGGCCAGGGGGACGGCTCCTCAGTTGAGGTACTGCGGCTTCCTGGCGACGTCCGGGGGCTGGGCCTTCATCATCTCCAGGCCCTGGCGGGTGAGCACGAAGCGGACGACGCCGGAGCCGCGCTCGGTCTCGATTTCAGCCTCGAAGGCGGGCCCGGCGATGCCGCCCAGGGACACGTCCTTGCGCAGGTTGCTCACGCGGCCGGAGAGCAGATCGCCGCCCACCTCGCGTGAGCCCTCGCCGCGCGTGTACAGCTCGAAGGCGGCCTCGTGCAGCGTCATGGCCAGCGCCGGAGTGAGGGGCTGGGAGCTGAAGAGCACGGAGATGAGGAGCCAGTAGGGCGTCTGTTCAGCCATCGCTGGAGTGTAACGGGTGCGGCTAGCGGGCGCGCGGCTGTCTGCGAGCGGCGATGGCCTCCGCGAGCACGCCCTGCGCCCTCCAGTGGCCATACAGGCGGCCCTGGGACGCGAGGAAATCCAGCCGCTGCTGGGTGCGCGCGTCCAGGCGGCCGGGGGCCGCGTCGCGGTAGGGCGTGCCGGGCAGCGGCATGAAGGTGTGGCCGTGCACGCGGGCGCCCAGGTCGGACAGCCGCTGCATGAGGTCCAGCGTGGCGTCCACGTCCGCGGGCTCCTCCCCGGGCAGGCCCAGGATGAAGTCCACGTTGGGCACGAAGCCGCCCTCCACGGCGAGCCGCGCGGCGCGCACCACGGTCTCCACGTCGTGGCCGCGCCGGGTGGCCTGGAGGATGCGCTCGGAGCCGGACTGCCCGCCGATGATGAGGTTGTCGTTGGCCACGTAGCGCTTGAGCAGCGCCAGGGACTCCGGCGTGACGTGCTCCGGGCGCACCTCCGAGGGGAAGGTGCCGTAGTAGATGCGCCCGTCCGGGGCCATGGCCTCCGTCACCGCGGCGAGCAGTTCCTCCACGGCGGCCAGGTTCACGGCCTCGTCGGGGGTGCCGTAGGACAGGGACGTGGGGGTGATGAAGCGCAGGTCGCGCCGGCCCGCGCGGCGCAGCTCGCGAGCCCAGTGGGCGATGTTGGCGACGGTGCGGTGCCGGAAGCGCGCCTTGGACATGAAGGGCGTCTGGCAGAAGCGGCAGGCGTAGATGCAGCCGCGGGTGATCTCGATGGCGCCGAACTTCACGTGCTTCGCGGCGAACGGAGGGAAGTCGTCCAGGCGCACGCCCTCGCCGTGGCCGTGCTGCACGAGCTTGCCGTCCCGGAGGTGCGCGGTGCCGTGCGTGGTGCGCGGGTCCTCACCCTCGAGGACGCGGGCCAGGAGGGCGCGCAGGGTGTGCTCGCCCTCGCCCACGGCGACGAGGTCGAAGCCGGCCTGGAGCGTCTGGAGTGTTTCAGCGGTGGCGTGCACGCCGCCCGCGATGCAGAGGACGTCGCGGCCCTCCAGCCGTTCGCGCACCCAGTGGAGTTCCTCCACGGAGGGGCCGAAGCTGGCGGAGTAGAAGGACCACGCGGCGACGACGGTGTCGCCCGCGTCCACGCGCTCGCGCACGGTGGTCAGCAGGTCCTCGCGGTTGCGAGGGAAATGCAGGGACACGTCCGAGAGCGCGGGGTCCGCCTCCACGGCGCCAGCGAGCACGGTGAAGGCGTACTTGCCGGGGTACTGGTAGCTCAGGACGAGCGAGACCTTGCGAGGCGGCTGCGACATGACGGTCGCGGATGATGCCACAGCGCGGTCAGAGGAAGCGGCGCTCCCACTGGCGGACCTCGGCTTCCGTGAGGTCGCCCCAGGAGCCCTTGTGTGCATAGAGCCACGGCTCCAGCACGCGAGCCAGCTCACGGTACGCGGGCAGGATGTCACCGGCCTCCAGGTCCCCCGCTTCAGGAGCAGGTCCCAGGGAGACCACGGCGCGTTCTGGAGACAGGGCTTCCACCCGGGTCGAGGGTGAGTGCAGCCGGGAGCGCAAGCCCTCCGCGCCACCCAATTCGTTGAGCACGGGCGGCCCCAGGAACGTGAGCCATGTTGGCCCCCAGAGCCGTGTCCCCAGTTCCAGCGCCAGGGTCTCCAATCCTGGCAGCAGAAGGCCAGGATGCCGGAATCCCTTCTGCTTCATCACCGGCGTGGTGGACTCCGCCCAGCCCCAGGCGTCGAAGGACAGTCCCACGTAGCCAGAGTGGAAGGGCAGCTCTCGCCCCAGTTCGAAGGCCAATGCACGCACCCAGTCCGGACCTGGATGCTCCAGGAACTCGACGGGGAGCCAGAACTCCGCGGCGAAGGTGCCATGCGGTGTGAGTTGGAAGAAGGGTTGTTGAGGCAGCCCTCGGCCCCGGTACTTGAACCGGATCCCCGTCACGGAGTCGGGTTTCTCGCTCGCTTCAATGCGCCCGGTCGCCGGGTGCATCAACTCCCCGCTCAGGAATGCGTCAGCCTCTTCGGCCAGGGGACTCCAATCGCCGTGGCGGTCCACGTACCAATCCAGGGAATGGGGCTCGATGGCACGCCGGTAACGTTCCAGAGCGCGGCAGAGTGGCAAGGCCAGCTCCTCGTGGGGCCCGCCCATGTAGAAGGCGATGCTCACCGCCTCGCGCAGGACGACGATCGACTCACCTTCGATGTCGAGGGTGACACGGCTTTCTGGATAGCGAGTGGCCATCACCTGACTCCCAGATTCGGAGACACGAGACGAGGAGAAGTGTCTCTACCAAGGAGCAGTGAGTAGACCTCGCCCTGCTCCTTCTTCGCGAAAGGATGTCCTTCAGGATAGGTGTCCCACCTGGGAGGGTTCGTCACGGGACACGGGAACTTGAAGTCATAGACCCGCTGCGCTTGGAGTGGGTTGCCCAACGCGTGCAGTACCACATCCGGCGCGATGCTCCCCGTGAGCAGGTGGAACAGGCCATCCCGCAGCCATTGCGCCACCTCCTCCGGCGCCAACCACCGCGTCTGCCCGGTCTTCGCGTCCCGCAGATAGCGCGGCTCCAGGCTGAACCGTCCTTCATCCGTGGCGCCCAGCGCGCGCTGCACGCACTCCAGCGCGGCCGAATGCTTGGCCTCTCCCAGTTGCATGGCCCGAGTGATTTCCCTGCCGTTCGCGTCCACCACCTTCTCCCGGCACACCTGGGGAGACGTCCGCTTCCCGGGCCCCAACAGGCGCTCGTTCACGTCGAAGTTCGCCTGCTTCGCGCACTCCACCAGCACGCTCTCCACACGGGCCACCTCCGCCGCTTCCCACAGGCGCATCACCGTCGCGGCCTGCGCCGCACGGGCCGCCGCGCGTGACAGCCACGGCAGGATGGCGTCCTGCCCCACCTGGGATGCGCACGCCGGATTGCGCAGGCATCCCGACGTCGCGGAGTCCATTGCCGCCTGGGAGTAACTTGAGGGCCTGCGCACCTCTGGGCCCGCGCACGCGGTCCACAGCAGGAGGCAGCACAGCCACCGCATCCAACGGGGAGGAGTCATTCCGCGCCTCCTCGCATGGAGGCGCGGGCTCCTTCAACCCACCTCCCGCCCCAGGCGCACCGGAGCGGGAGGGTCCATCATTCACCGACGCTCAGCTCCGGCGGCGGCGCGCACGCGCCAGGCCCAGCAGGCCCAGCAGCGAGAACGCGGCCAGCGAACCCCCGCTCGCGGAGCAGCCGCCGCGGAAGTCGGCGTCGCCCTCGGTCTCGTCCAGCGGCGCGGGCTTCACGCCCGTGTTCGTGCCCGCGTCCACCACGGGGGCGGGGTCCACGGGCGAGCCCGCGTCCACCACCGGCTCCGGCTCCACCGGGCTGCCCGCGTCCACCACCGGGTCCGGGTCCACCGGGCTGCCCGCGTCCACCACCGGGTCCGGCTCCTGCGGCGAACCCGCGTCCACCACGGGCTCAGGGTCGGGCTGCACCACCGGGAACACGTCCTCGCGCTTCGTCGCCTGGATCATCCCGTCGTGGTAGACGACGCCCACCGGCTTGATGGTGTCCGCCCGGTACAGGCCCAGCTTCAGGTAGTTGTTCTGGCCGGAGAACATCGTCTTGCCGTAGGTCTTCTTCAGCACCTGGGCGCCGTTGTGCCAGAGCTCCACGTAGCCCACGGATGAGTCCGGGGACCACTTCACGTGGAAGATGAACTCCTGCCACGCGCCGCGCTTGAGCGCCGTGCTCCACACCGTGCCGCTGTCGTTCAGCGTCAGGCGGATGAGCTCGCCCTTCACGAAGAACTCGATCGGCGGCGACCCGCAGCACCCGTCGTGGTGCCACTGCGTGAAGAGCTGCCACGCGTCCACGCTGGGGAAGTCGTTCGCGAACATCACCTTCCAGCGGTACCAGTACTCCGACCCCACCTTCTCGTTGCTCAGGTAGACGAGCTCGTTGCGGTTGCCGCTGGAGTTGATGGGGTCATCGCCCTGCTTCACCGTCGCCTTGAGGGCGTACTTTCCTTCCGACACCGGACTCGTCACCACCTGGAGCCGGTCCGAGCTCACCATTTGTTCCACGCTGTATTGGGAACGGTTTCCCGTCTCGAAATCGCCCCGCCAGACGATTTCCGCCGCAGCGAGGCTCGGGAGCAGACAGGCCACGA
The sequence above is drawn from the Corallococcus sp. NCRR genome and encodes:
- a CDS encoding TIGR04013 family B12-binding domain/radical SAM domain-containing protein, whose translation is MSQPPRKVSLVLSYQYPGKYAFTVLAGAVEADPALSDVSLHFPRNREDLLTTVRERVDAGDTVVAAWSFYSASFGPSVEELHWVRERLEGRDVLCIAGGVHATAETLQTLQAGFDLVAVGEGEHTLRALLARVLEGEDPRTTHGTAHLRDGKLVQHGHGEGVRLDDFPPFAAKHVKFGAIEITRGCIYACRFCQTPFMSKARFRHRTVANIAHWARELRRAGRRDLRFITPTSLSYGTPDEAVNLAAVEELLAAVTEAMAPDGRIYYGTFPSEVRPEHVTPESLALLKRYVANDNLIIGGQSGSERILQATRRGHDVETVVRAARLAVEGGFVPNVDFILGLPGEEPADVDATLDLMQRLSDLGARVHGHTFMPLPGTPYRDAAPGRLDARTQQRLDFLASQGRLYGHWRAQGVLAEAIAARRQPRAR
- a CDS encoding type VI immunity family protein, translating into MATRYPESRVTLDIEGESIVVLREAVSIAFYMGGPHEELALPLCRALERYRRAIEPHSLDWYVDRHGDWSPLAEEADAFLSGELMHPATGRIEASEKPDSVTGIRFKYRGRGLPQQPFFQLTPHGTFAAEFWLPVEFLEHPGPDWVRALAFELGRELPFHSGYVGLSFDAWGWAESTTPVMKQKGFRHPGLLLPGLETLALELGTRLWGPTWLTFLGPPVLNELGGAEGLRSRLHSPSTRVEALSPERAVVSLGPAPEAGDLEAGDILPAYRELARVLEPWLYAHKGSWGDLTEAEVRQWERRFL
- a CDS encoding heparin lyase I family protein, producing MACLLPSLAAAEIVWRGDFETGNRSQYSVEQMVSSDRLQVVTSPVSEGKYALKATVKQGDDPINSSGNRNELVYLSNEKVGSEYWYRWKVMFANDFPSVDAWQLFTQWHHDGCCGSPPIEFFVKGELIRLTLNDSGTVWSTALKRGAWQEFIFHVKWSPDSSVGYVELWHNGAQVLKKTYGKTMFSGQNNYLKLGLYRADTIKPVGVVYHDGMIQATKREDVFPVVQPDPEPVVDAGSPQEPDPVVDAGSPVDPDPVVDAGSPVEPEPVVDAGSPVDPAPVVDAGTNTGVKPAPLDETEGDADFRGGCSASGGSLAAFSLLGLLGLARARRRRS